A single window of Granulicella mallensis MP5ACTX8 DNA harbors:
- a CDS encoding acyltransferase family protein: MRDLPNLDFVRSVAVISVVVEHTLLALGIKQIGPFPVAYMGVLGVFVFFVLTALVLMWSLERKPHTLDFYIRRWFRIYPLAIAAILVTVLLHAPVGGTPANFFLYTHPGGAIGILVQMALLQNVIHAPSVLSVLWTLPYEVQMYLLLPPLYFFVRRNFSLWPLLLIWGLVLLQCRYVPADQNNFAVAIGYFLPGIMSYVAFGRWKPSAPGWLLPFFLLTIWLLFLYHCNFHKGWYFCLVIALALPLFKQMKSEVVLAPSRIIARYSYGIYITHPFAIVIGLYLLRGCSLPVRLLGELVPLVVLPFIAYHVIEHPMMRLGSRLAARAEKKYEQREANRYREIPNF; encoded by the coding sequence ATGCGAGACCTGCCCAACCTGGATTTTGTCCGATCTGTCGCGGTGATTTCAGTGGTTGTAGAGCACACCTTGCTCGCGCTTGGGATCAAACAGATTGGTCCGTTTCCGGTAGCGTACATGGGGGTGCTTGGTGTTTTTGTCTTCTTCGTGCTGACTGCGCTGGTGTTGATGTGGTCTTTGGAACGAAAGCCGCACACGTTGGATTTCTACATACGTCGTTGGTTTCGCATCTACCCTTTAGCGATAGCAGCTATCTTGGTGACGGTGCTTTTACATGCGCCTGTCGGCGGTACGCCAGCCAACTTTTTTCTGTATACACATCCGGGAGGAGCTATCGGCATTCTGGTGCAGATGGCACTGCTGCAGAATGTTATTCATGCCCCTTCTGTGCTCTCTGTACTGTGGACCCTGCCCTATGAAGTGCAGATGTATCTCCTTCTTCCACCGCTCTATTTTTTTGTAAGACGCAACTTCTCTTTATGGCCGCTGCTATTGATCTGGGGCCTGGTGCTGCTGCAGTGTCGCTATGTGCCGGCTGACCAGAATAACTTTGCCGTTGCGATTGGATACTTCCTTCCAGGCATCATGTCCTATGTTGCGTTTGGGCGTTGGAAGCCGAGTGCGCCAGGTTGGCTTTTGCCGTTTTTCCTGCTGACGATATGGCTGTTGTTTCTATACCATTGCAACTTTCATAAAGGATGGTACTTCTGTCTTGTGATTGCGTTAGCTTTGCCTCTCTTTAAGCAAATGAAGTCAGAGGTTGTGTTAGCGCCAAGCCGGATCATTGCACGATACTCCTATGGCATCTACATAACGCACCCATTCGCGATTGTCATAGGGTTATATCTATTGCGTGGATGCAGTCTGCCAGTGCGTTTACTGGGCGAGCTTGTTCCGTTAGTGGTGCTACCGTTCATTGCCTATCATGTAATCGAGCACCCGATGATGCGCCTTGGTTCTCGACTCGCTGCTCGTGCTGAGAAGAAGTATGAGCAGCGGGAGGCGAACCGCTATCGTGAGATACCAAATTTCTAG
- a CDS encoding alkaline phosphatase family protein, with product MDTNLPSNSVPSKVTRRRLLKGAAQLASVAAASSLMPPNVQKLLAQGPPKNGSMKDIKHVVVLMQENRSFDHYFGMLAGVRGFNDPHALQLSTGKSVFYQPDTVNPKGYMLPFHLDTQSTNAQKVPSTNHGWVVQHQAWNGGRMNQWLPAHRAADGAHGPYCMGYYKREDIPFQYALAEAFTICDSYHCSVMGPTWPNRMYWYTGTIDPDGRHGGPIIMNKAPEGGFTWTTYAERLEEAGVSWKVYQYANEDATHGVGFNMLHNFRKFQDAHKDSPLYTKGLVAVTPGEFEYDCLHDQLPAVSWVCPPHIASEHPDHLPAEGAAFVASIIDAIAANPDVWAKTAFILNYDENDGQFDHVQPPIPPKGTANEFVNGLPIGGGFRVPCIIVSPWTTGGWVCSQNFDHTSVVQFLEKFTGVREPNISDWRRETFGDMTSAFRFDQASAKSPVLPDTKDDLTKARYSATHLPAPPIPGADQQEPEQEKGTRKRTSMSRRG from the coding sequence ATGGATACAAATCTTCCGTCCAACTCCGTACCCTCGAAAGTAACCCGGCGCCGCTTGCTGAAAGGCGCAGCCCAGCTTGCGTCTGTGGCTGCTGCTTCGTCTCTCATGCCGCCCAATGTGCAGAAGTTGCTCGCCCAGGGGCCTCCGAAGAACGGATCGATGAAGGACATCAAGCACGTTGTTGTGCTGATGCAGGAGAACCGCTCCTTCGACCATTACTTCGGCATGCTGGCCGGTGTTCGCGGATTCAACGATCCCCATGCGCTCCAGTTGTCTACCGGGAAGTCTGTGTTCTATCAGCCGGACACCGTCAATCCCAAGGGTTATATGCTGCCCTTCCATCTCGACACGCAGTCGACCAATGCGCAGAAGGTTCCTTCGACCAATCACGGCTGGGTTGTGCAGCACCAGGCCTGGAACGGCGGAAGAATGAACCAATGGCTGCCCGCTCATCGCGCTGCCGATGGAGCGCATGGCCCGTACTGCATGGGGTACTACAAGCGGGAAGACATTCCGTTCCAATACGCGCTGGCGGAAGCCTTCACGATCTGCGACTCCTATCACTGCTCCGTGATGGGCCCCACGTGGCCGAACCGGATGTACTGGTATACGGGCACAATCGATCCCGATGGCCGTCATGGCGGACCGATCATCATGAACAAGGCTCCCGAGGGCGGCTTTACCTGGACGACCTATGCCGAGCGGTTGGAAGAGGCCGGCGTGAGCTGGAAGGTCTATCAGTATGCGAATGAAGATGCGACCCACGGTGTCGGCTTCAACATGCTGCACAACTTCAGAAAGTTCCAGGACGCGCACAAGGATTCGCCGCTCTACACCAAGGGATTGGTGGCTGTTACGCCGGGCGAGTTCGAGTATGACTGCCTGCACGACCAACTGCCTGCGGTCTCCTGGGTCTGCCCGCCGCATATCGCGTCGGAGCACCCGGACCATCTGCCTGCAGAGGGTGCGGCATTTGTTGCCAGCATCATCGATGCCATCGCTGCTAATCCTGATGTGTGGGCGAAGACGGCCTTCATTCTGAATTACGACGAGAACGACGGCCAGTTCGATCATGTGCAGCCCCCGATCCCACCCAAGGGCACTGCGAACGAGTTCGTAAACGGCCTGCCCATCGGCGGCGGCTTCCGCGTTCCCTGCATCATCGTTTCGCCGTGGACGACCGGAGGCTGGGTGTGCAGCCAGAACTTCGATCACACCTCGGTCGTTCAGTTCCTGGAGAAGTTCACCGGCGTAAGAGAGCCGAACATCTCCGACTGGCGCAGGGAGACCTTTGGCGATATGACCTCAGCCTTCCGTTTCGACCAGGCCAGCGCAAAGTCTCCTGTGCTGCCCGATACGAAGGACGATCTGACGAAGGCCCGGTACTCTGCGACTCATCTGCCTGCACCGCCGATTCCGGGTGCGGACCAGCAGGAGCCGGAGCAGGAGAAGGGCACTCGCAAACGGACTTCGATGAGCAGGCGGGGCTAG
- a CDS encoding diflavin oxidoreductase: MSEHASKYTRNQPYTSKVLVNDRLTGPESEKETIHIELALEEGMTYTPGDAVGIIPTNREQAVEGVLKALGFDGTERVLDHYKVEISLHDALTTRLGIGKLGRGNLNQYAKLCGENVPAGLKALMGQENKAIAEEYVWGREFIDLATEFPGIVKQPQELFNVLQRLTPRMYSIASSQAAHPDQVHTTVRVVRYNAHHADRQGVCSGHLGERAPVNSTMPIFLHENNAFRLPEDTNAPVIMIGPGTGIAPFRAFLEHRQALGEKGDMWLFFGEQRSVSDYLYKEQFLGMQKDGLLTRLDTAFSRDQGKKVYVQDRMQEKAAELYAWLERGAYFYVCGDASRMAKDVENALLDVIAKGSNGTLEHATEYLGEMKKAKRYQRDVY; encoded by the coding sequence ATGAGTGAACATGCTTCGAAGTACACACGCAACCAGCCTTACACCTCTAAAGTCCTGGTAAACGATCGGCTGACCGGCCCCGAGTCGGAAAAAGAGACCATCCACATTGAACTGGCCCTCGAAGAGGGCATGACCTACACGCCGGGCGACGCCGTCGGAATTATCCCGACGAACCGCGAACAGGCTGTAGAAGGCGTCCTGAAGGCGCTTGGCTTCGACGGCACGGAGCGCGTACTGGACCACTACAAGGTCGAGATTTCACTGCATGACGCGCTGACAACGCGCCTCGGCATCGGCAAACTGGGCCGCGGAAACCTGAACCAGTACGCCAAGCTGTGTGGCGAGAATGTTCCTGCCGGCCTGAAGGCCCTGATGGGCCAGGAAAACAAGGCCATCGCCGAGGAGTACGTCTGGGGACGCGAGTTCATCGACCTCGCAACCGAGTTTCCGGGCATCGTAAAGCAGCCCCAGGAGCTGTTCAATGTTCTGCAGCGCCTGACGCCGCGCATGTATTCGATTGCCTCCAGCCAGGCAGCGCATCCCGACCAGGTGCACACGACCGTGCGCGTCGTCCGCTACAACGCCCACCATGCCGACCGGCAGGGCGTGTGCTCGGGCCACCTGGGCGAGCGCGCTCCCGTAAACAGCACCATGCCGATCTTCCTGCACGAGAACAACGCCTTCCGCCTGCCCGAAGACACCAACGCTCCGGTCATCATGATCGGTCCGGGCACAGGCATCGCGCCGTTCCGCGCGTTCCTGGAGCATCGCCAGGCCCTCGGCGAAAAGGGCGATATGTGGCTCTTCTTCGGCGAGCAGCGGTCGGTATCGGACTACCTGTATAAGGAGCAGTTCCTCGGCATGCAGAAGGACGGCCTGCTGACGCGGCTCGACACGGCCTTCTCGCGCGATCAGGGCAAGAAAGTCTACGTGCAGGACCGCATGCAGGAGAAGGCTGCGGAACTCTACGCCTGGCTGGAACGCGGCGCCTACTTCTATGTCTGCGGCGATGCGAGCCGCATGGCCAAGGATGTCGAGAACGCACTGCTGGATGTAATCGCGAAGGGCTCGAACGGAACCCTGGAGCACGCGACGGAGTATCTCGGGGAGATGAAGAAGGCGAAGCGGTATCAGCGCGACGTCTACTAA
- a CDS encoding deoxyribonuclease IV gives MAKKRIGVHVGTSGGVWTAVERAAAAGANTFQIFSASPRQWKSAPVKPEDALKMQELRAKLDVNPVAIHASYLINLCSQTESVRTNSIGGFRGEVERALALGAEFLVLHPGSWKGLTRDEGLRLAAQSIEQAIEGLAWQDKNFRILIENTAGAEFSLGGSLEQVAELVERLKACAPVAVCLDTCHVHVAGYDIVSPEGYDATMQQIGETVGFDAVRVWHCNDAKAAMGSKLDRHEHIGEGTIGAAAFRRLLHDERFAHAAFIAETPVDEPGDETRNVMALRALSAG, from the coding sequence ATGGCAAAGAAGCGAATTGGTGTGCATGTAGGGACCTCGGGCGGGGTATGGACGGCGGTAGAGCGCGCGGCTGCGGCGGGCGCGAACACATTTCAGATCTTCAGCGCGAGTCCCAGGCAGTGGAAGTCCGCGCCTGTAAAGCCTGAAGACGCGCTGAAGATGCAGGAGCTGCGTGCAAAGCTCGACGTAAACCCGGTGGCGATCCACGCCAGCTACCTGATCAACCTGTGCTCGCAGACCGAAAGCGTGCGGACGAACTCCATCGGTGGTTTTCGCGGCGAAGTGGAGCGTGCGCTGGCGCTGGGAGCGGAGTTCCTGGTGCTGCATCCGGGAAGCTGGAAGGGGCTGACTCGCGACGAGGGCTTGCGGCTGGCCGCGCAGTCGATCGAGCAGGCTATCGAGGGGCTGGCCTGGCAGGACAAGAACTTCCGCATCCTGATCGAGAACACGGCCGGCGCGGAGTTTTCGCTGGGCGGCAGCCTGGAGCAGGTCGCCGAGTTGGTGGAGCGGCTCAAGGCGTGTGCTCCGGTCGCGGTGTGCCTTGATACATGCCACGTGCACGTCGCTGGCTATGACATTGTGTCTCCCGAGGGCTACGACGCAACGATGCAGCAGATCGGCGAGACCGTCGGCTTCGACGCAGTGCGGGTCTGGCACTGCAACGACGCGAAGGCGGCGATGGGCTCAAAGCTCGACCGGCATGAGCATATTGGCGAAGGCACGATTGGGGCAGCGGCGTTTCGGCGGCTATTGCATGATGAGCGTTTCGCACATGCGGCGTTTATCGCGGAGACACCCGTGGACGAACCCGGTGATGAGACGCGCAATGTGATGGCATTACGGGCATTGTCGGCGGGGTAA
- a CDS encoding LacI family DNA-binding transcriptional regulator: protein MPRSTKSPSIPARVSLKTLADFLDLSPATISFVLNNVPGRSIPQITRNRVHAAAKKFGYQPSFVARSLQGMKSQTIGVLLPVFGEGYHTQVLAGAGDSLIDKGYFFFTAHHRHREDLVLEYPNLMAARGIEGILAIDTHLKKSPQCPTVAIASHHALPGVTNVVLNHQRAAELALQHLYQLGHRKIAFMRGQNVSSDSDARWKATVKVARSMGLTVSSDLTVKLDQDLDTPELGYPGIRNLLRHTSNFTAMLCFNDVAAIGTLRALFDTGLRVPHDVSILGFDDIPAAAFNVPSISTIRQPLQEFGRTAAQLLLRKIAGERVPSIVTIEPELIVRESTGPAPKKSAAARSHPGKK, encoded by the coding sequence ATGCCACGTTCAACCAAATCACCAAGCATCCCGGCTCGTGTAAGCCTCAAGACGCTTGCCGATTTCCTGGATCTAAGCCCCGCAACCATCTCCTTCGTCCTGAACAATGTTCCGGGGCGTTCCATTCCGCAGATCACGCGCAATCGCGTTCACGCCGCCGCCAAGAAGTTCGGATACCAGCCGAGTTTTGTGGCCCGGTCCCTGCAGGGAATGAAGAGCCAGACCATCGGCGTGCTGCTGCCGGTCTTCGGCGAGGGTTATCACACGCAGGTGCTGGCAGGCGCTGGAGACTCCCTGATCGACAAGGGCTACTTCTTCTTCACGGCGCATCATCGCCATCGGGAAGACCTGGTGCTGGAGTATCCCAACCTGATGGCGGCGCGAGGCATCGAAGGCATCCTGGCCATCGATACCCATCTCAAGAAATCACCGCAATGCCCGACCGTGGCCATTGCGAGCCATCATGCCCTGCCCGGTGTCACGAATGTCGTCCTGAACCACCAGCGTGCGGCGGAGCTGGCGCTGCAACACCTTTATCAACTCGGTCACCGCAAGATCGCCTTCATGCGTGGTCAAAACGTCAGCTCAGACTCGGATGCCCGCTGGAAGGCAACGGTCAAAGTAGCACGCAGCATGGGACTGACCGTCTCGTCCGACCTGACCGTCAAACTGGATCAGGACCTCGACACACCGGAGCTGGGTTATCCGGGCATTCGGAACCTGTTGCGCCACACCAGCAACTTCACCGCCATGCTCTGCTTCAACGACGTCGCCGCCATTGGAACACTGCGAGCCCTCTTCGATACGGGTTTGCGCGTTCCGCACGATGTCTCCATCCTGGGCTTCGACGATATCCCCGCCGCGGCATTCAACGTACCCAGCATCTCGACGATTCGGCAACCGCTACAGGAGTTCGGCCGCACAGCCGCGCAGTTGCTCTTGAGAAAGATCGCCGGCGAACGGGTTCCTTCCATTGTCACGATTGAGCCTGAACTGATCGTTCGTGAGTCGACAGGACCGGCTCCAAAGAAATCAGCTGCGGCGCGATCTCATCCCGGGAAGAAATGA
- a CDS encoding MFS transporter, which translates to MNSSPEPKLLSWLSIRKRLPLYLAFAATGFSCALPGALMPWLLARWSLQDSQVGLLLGLFFVGGTSGALLSRGSLRWSIFRGTLCTSIGAALLPFASGRTANGAILLFGLGLGITMTSISLLQARRWTETLPAEMTRLNLLWAIGACTAPWIILHEGIRNTANAKNVLLLLAAAFAAFGVWVAAFERDEPRPTPSQAAAGSLKLAGFAAPLSLLVLVLCATGVEASSAGWLATYSQRSGDSLRVTIGAPTCFWIGLLTSRLVHSSAAIGRATKRFLLTWNLLAMATALAALILFRNGPVLLSAAFAIGFAAGPIYPLLLALVFEHDSGNTVYVIGGIGSALLPLLTGAVSSRTGSLRLGIAVPCVAAVIMATTGWSIVQRTYGATQRD; encoded by the coding sequence ATGAACTCGTCTCCTGAGCCGAAGCTCCTTAGCTGGCTTTCGATCCGCAAGCGGTTGCCTCTGTACCTTGCCTTCGCGGCAACAGGGTTTTCCTGCGCCCTTCCCGGCGCGCTCATGCCGTGGCTGCTTGCCCGCTGGTCGCTTCAAGACTCTCAAGTGGGACTACTGCTGGGCCTTTTCTTCGTAGGAGGAACCAGCGGTGCCCTGCTCTCACGCGGGTCGCTGCGCTGGTCGATCTTTCGCGGAACCCTCTGCACCTCGATCGGAGCAGCCCTTCTGCCCTTTGCCTCCGGCAGGACTGCCAATGGAGCGATCCTGCTCTTCGGCCTGGGCCTGGGAATCACCATGACCTCCATCAGCCTCCTTCAGGCGAGGCGATGGACCGAGACGCTCCCGGCTGAGATGACCCGGCTGAACCTGCTGTGGGCTATCGGAGCCTGCACCGCCCCTTGGATCATCCTGCACGAGGGCATTCGCAATACAGCCAATGCAAAAAACGTCTTGCTGCTTCTGGCCGCCGCGTTCGCCGCCTTCGGGGTCTGGGTAGCCGCCTTCGAACGAGATGAGCCTCGTCCCACGCCATCGCAGGCCGCGGCTGGATCTCTAAAACTGGCAGGGTTTGCAGCACCTCTGTCCCTGCTGGTGCTCGTGCTCTGCGCAACAGGCGTGGAGGCTTCGTCGGCTGGCTGGCTGGCGACCTACTCGCAACGCAGCGGGGACAGCCTTCGCGTCACGATAGGCGCACCTACCTGCTTTTGGATCGGCCTGCTGACAAGCCGGCTGGTCCATTCGAGCGCCGCTATTGGACGGGCCACAAAACGGTTTCTGCTGACATGGAACCTGCTGGCGATGGCCACGGCCCTCGCAGCCTTGATTCTCTTCCGCAACGGTCCGGTACTGTTGTCGGCAGCTTTCGCGATCGGCTTCGCCGCCGGCCCCATCTATCCTCTGCTGCTCGCCCTGGTGTTTGAGCACGACAGTGGCAATACCGTCTACGTCATCGGAGGCATCGGTTCCGCTTTACTGCCATTGTTGACGGGGGCAGTCTCCAGCAGAACGGGATCGTTGCGCCTGGGAATTGCAGTGCCCTGCGTTGCTGCCGTGATCATGGCGACGACAGGTTGGAGTATTGTCCAAAGAACTTACGGCGCAACACAGAGAGATTGA
- a CDS encoding glycosyltransferase 87 family protein — MDEAGVKRQSAWQGIPPIVLRCLLLMVVAVAVCVATEAVCRYVLHLGDPVYRWPLRRENVRFPDLVNFYPRFKYLHTEAFFTWTGATPFMYPATATIPYECFYAFAPHIVAAYLSFAFGSLTVAAALFTRALFRRGVRLSAAAALVLLGLLCCYPVWFALGQANLEIVVWALIAGGIAFFLTGKGYGAAVCFGLTASLKIYPVLFLVLLLVRRQYRQAIAGVVAAAVFSAGALIFVGPTFAAASKGIQHGLDLFRQLYMLTVRNETGVDHSLFALFKRIFWRHAIDLHWASGTLTLYLGLMALLTLGLLVGRVWRQPVLNQIVFCTVVCVLFPPTSFEYTLLHVLTVFGALILLAVDTYRTGQRIPGLTAMLLCCAATLVFLPEVIHHGKQWDGQLKCLLLVALLVLTLRYPLQARPTAEPSGMVTRG; from the coding sequence ATGGATGAGGCCGGAGTGAAACGGCAGAGCGCGTGGCAGGGTATACCGCCGATAGTGCTTCGCTGCCTGTTACTGATGGTTGTTGCAGTGGCGGTCTGCGTGGCTACGGAGGCCGTGTGCCGATACGTGCTGCATCTTGGAGATCCTGTCTATAGGTGGCCATTACGCAGAGAGAACGTGCGCTTTCCAGACTTGGTGAACTTTTACCCGCGTTTTAAGTATCTACATACGGAGGCTTTTTTTACATGGACGGGAGCGACCCCCTTCATGTATCCGGCTACGGCGACAATACCGTACGAATGCTTCTATGCCTTCGCTCCACACATTGTCGCGGCATACCTAAGCTTTGCGTTTGGATCACTAACAGTAGCAGCAGCATTATTCACGCGGGCGCTCTTTCGACGCGGTGTGCGGTTGTCCGCTGCAGCAGCATTGGTCCTCTTGGGTTTGCTGTGTTGTTATCCTGTATGGTTTGCGCTGGGCCAGGCTAACCTTGAAATCGTCGTATGGGCATTAATTGCAGGCGGCATCGCATTCTTTTTAACTGGCAAAGGCTATGGGGCTGCGGTGTGTTTTGGGCTCACAGCATCCTTGAAGATTTACCCGGTGCTGTTTCTTGTCCTGCTTCTGGTTCGGCGGCAATATCGGCAAGCGATTGCCGGTGTAGTGGCTGCCGCTGTTTTTTCAGCAGGCGCGCTGATATTTGTAGGCCCTACCTTCGCAGCAGCTTCAAAGGGCATTCAACACGGCCTGGATCTATTTCGACAGCTTTACATGCTAACCGTGCGAAACGAGACAGGCGTCGATCACTCCTTATTCGCGCTATTTAAGCGGATATTCTGGCGGCATGCCATCGATCTACACTGGGCAAGCGGAACTCTGACGCTCTATCTTGGCCTGATGGCGCTGCTAACGCTGGGACTGCTGGTTGGCAGAGTATGGCGGCAACCAGTACTCAATCAGATCGTATTCTGCACGGTGGTCTGCGTTCTGTTTCCGCCAACCTCCTTTGAATACACCCTGTTGCATGTATTGACAGTGTTCGGAGCTTTGATTCTGCTGGCAGTCGACACGTATCGGACTGGGCAGCGGATTCCGGGATTAACGGCGATGTTACTTTGCTGTGCCGCGACTCTGGTATTTCTTCCTGAGGTCATCCACCACGGAAAACAGTGGGACGGACAGTTGAAGTGCCTGCTGCTCGTCGCCCTGCTGGTGCTGACATTGCGTTACCCGTTGCAGGCGAGGCCGACCGCTGAGCCCTCCGGCATGGTTACAAGAGGGTAA
- a CDS encoding acyltransferase family protein produces the protein MTKPTEETSATSLLRNHYPALDGFRGLAVLMVFLIHFGSMVLPYSWLSFGWVGVDFFFVLSGFLITGGLVDTLGSPGALKRFYIKRVLRIFPLYYALWIVVFLLHWPLNLIQFQPRLWHWPIYLGNLVSPRHAASLWSISTLTLTRLPHWQFEILHFWSLCVEEQFYMVWPLTLLILRDKNLRMAACVLGVTASLASRIFFWHFDPVGIAQNEWAYHQTATHIDGLLIGSFIAMLIRNAEISRIAILRLNAALLIGPGLIITWYTVRCWRIATINHEQLSANLGSHWTAVPALTIIPLFATGILLSCLRDNHPISRILMFRPLQALGEISYGFYIIHDLPQLILARAYPRLRTWHVANLAVIAWFFIAYGLAWLSFRYFETPFLRLKNRFGLHTVPFPRDQSSAAISDSTRRLPGEKLSQSTYDAECTPPAAK, from the coding sequence ATGACAAAACCCACCGAAGAGACAAGTGCAACATCCTTGCTGCGCAATCACTATCCTGCACTCGATGGGTTCCGCGGGCTTGCGGTACTGATGGTATTCCTCATCCACTTTGGATCCATGGTGCTTCCTTATAGCTGGCTTTCATTCGGCTGGGTAGGCGTGGATTTTTTCTTTGTACTCTCTGGCTTTCTCATCACTGGAGGTCTCGTCGATACGCTTGGAAGTCCAGGAGCTCTGAAGCGTTTCTACATCAAGCGCGTGCTGCGTATCTTTCCTCTGTACTATGCGCTATGGATCGTTGTCTTCCTACTCCACTGGCCGCTGAATCTCATCCAGTTCCAGCCTCGGCTATGGCACTGGCCCATCTACCTGGGCAACCTCGTCTCACCTCGCCATGCAGCCTCTCTCTGGTCCATATCTACTCTGACGCTTACCCGCTTGCCCCATTGGCAATTCGAGATCCTCCACTTCTGGTCACTTTGCGTGGAAGAGCAGTTCTATATGGTATGGCCTCTTACTTTACTTATTCTGCGCGACAAAAATTTACGGATGGCCGCCTGTGTATTAGGGGTAACAGCATCGCTGGCAAGCCGCATATTTTTCTGGCATTTCGACCCTGTCGGTATCGCACAAAACGAGTGGGCTTACCATCAGACCGCCACACATATTGATGGCCTTTTGATCGGCTCTTTCATCGCCATGTTAATCCGCAACGCAGAGATCTCTCGTATTGCGATTCTGCGATTGAATGCCGCACTGCTCATCGGGCCAGGTCTGATCATCACTTGGTATACCGTGCGTTGCTGGCGCATTGCCACAATCAATCATGAACAGCTTTCAGCTAATCTAGGCTCGCATTGGACCGCCGTCCCAGCTTTGACGATTATTCCCTTATTTGCAACCGGCATCCTGCTCTCGTGCCTGAGGGATAATCATCCCATCAGCCGCATCCTGATGTTTCGCCCTCTCCAAGCTCTCGGCGAGATCAGCTATGGGTTTTACATCATTCACGATCTGCCGCAGTTGATCCTCGCCAGGGCATATCCAAGGCTGCGCACTTGGCATGTAGCTAATCTCGCCGTCATTGCATGGTTCTTCATTGCATACGGACTGGCATGGCTCAGCTTTCGCTATTTCGAAACTCCATTCCTTCGACTCAAGAATAGATTTGGCCTGCATACCGTCCCGTTTCCCAGAGATCAAAGCTCAGCGGCAATATCTGACTCGACGAGGCGGCTCCCCGGGGAGAAGCTATCGCAGTCGACATACGACGCCGAATGCACTCCTCCGGCTGCTAAATGA
- a CDS encoding glycoside hydrolase family 30 protein: MRIFQAISPSFPRIAASSVLLLGALALPAYASNPKVTQWLTTPDRTSLLAKQPGQLRFKDASGAGPTIEVDDAKTFQTMDGFGFALTGGSAELIMRMTPKARTSLLHELFGVKGNAIGVSYLRVSIGSSDMNDHVFTYDDLPQGEKDLSLEHFNLGPDLKDVIPVLKEILAINPRISILASPWSAPSWMKTNDDPKGGSLKPEYYEVYSRYLVKYIEAMRSQGITIAAITIQNEPLNPKNTPSMYMSSEEQAQFIRQAFGPQLRKSNLATKIVLYDHNCDKPEYATSILKDPEASQYVDGSGFHLYGGTIDAMTTVHDAAPQKNLYFTEQMIIDQKSDPTLQIAKPVSRVVIGATENWSRNVLLWNLAADPQFGPHTSNGGCPVCEGAITLDGDKVTRNLAFYTVGQASKFIPVGSTRIASSPASAEVPPHVAFRTPAGKHVLIVANPGAEAKTFNIRFEGKAVSTSLGANAAATYTW; this comes from the coding sequence ATGCGCATCTTTCAAGCTATTTCCCCCTCTTTTCCCCGGATTGCGGCCAGTTCGGTCCTTTTGTTGGGAGCGCTTGCTCTGCCTGCTTATGCCTCCAATCCAAAGGTCACGCAATGGCTGACGACGCCGGATCGCACCTCTCTGCTGGCGAAACAGCCAGGGCAACTCCGTTTCAAAGATGCCTCCGGAGCGGGACCCACCATTGAGGTGGACGATGCAAAGACCTTTCAGACGATGGATGGTTTTGGTTTCGCTCTGACGGGAGGAAGCGCCGAGTTGATCATGCGCATGACCCCGAAGGCGCGCACCAGCCTTCTCCATGAACTCTTTGGCGTGAAGGGGAATGCGATTGGAGTGAGTTATCTCCGGGTGAGCATCGGATCCTCCGACATGAACGACCACGTCTTTACGTATGACGATCTGCCGCAGGGGGAGAAGGATCTGTCCCTGGAGCACTTCAATCTGGGGCCCGACTTGAAGGACGTCATCCCCGTTCTGAAGGAGATTCTCGCGATCAACCCCAGGATCTCTATCCTTGCTTCGCCCTGGAGCGCTCCTTCCTGGATGAAGACGAATGACGATCCGAAAGGCGGCTCTCTCAAGCCGGAGTACTATGAGGTTTATAGCCGCTACCTGGTGAAGTACATCGAGGCGATGCGCTCCCAGGGAATTACGATCGCTGCGATCACGATCCAGAATGAACCGTTGAATCCAAAGAACACGCCGAGTATGTACATGTCGTCTGAAGAGCAGGCGCAGTTCATCCGGCAGGCCTTCGGTCCGCAGCTTCGCAAAAGCAACCTAGCCACGAAGATCGTGCTCTATGACCACAACTGCGACAAGCCGGAGTACGCCACCTCGATCCTCAAGGACCCGGAGGCCAGCCAGTACGTCGATGGTTCGGGCTTTCATCTTTATGGCGGCACCATCGATGCGATGACGACGGTCCACGACGCGGCTCCGCAAAAGAACCTCTACTTTACAGAGCAGATGATCATCGATCAGAAGTCTGACCCAACTCTCCAGATTGCCAAGCCTGTGTCACGTGTTGTGATCGGCGCGACTGAAAACTGGAGCCGCAATGTCCTGCTCTGGAACCTAGCGGCCGATCCGCAGTTTGGTCCACACACCAGCAATGGCGGTTGCCCGGTCTGCGAAGGCGCTATCACCCTCGATGGCGACAAGGTGACGAGAAATCTGGCTTTCTATACGGTCGGGCAGGCGTCGAAGTTTATTCCGGTGGGTTCTACTCGGATCGCTTCCAGTCCTGCTTCTGCCGAGGTTCCTCCGCATGTTGCCTTTCGTACTCCGGCGGGGAAGCATGTGTTGATCGTTGCCAATCCGGGAGCGGAGGCCAAAACCTTCAATATCCGTTTTGAGGGCAAAGCCGTTAGTACCAGCCTCGGAGCGAACGCGGCCGCGACGTATACGTGGTGA